Genomic segment of Chionomys nivalis chromosome 17, mChiNiv1.1, whole genome shotgun sequence:
CGGGGTCTCACTGGGTGTTTGAAAGCAGATGAGTGGTCAGCAGGGTCCTCTGGTCACATTAGCCCTGGAGGTATGGTGCGTGTGGGGCTGCTTCGTTGTCCTATGAGATCAGCAGATGGCAGGACTCTGCCTGTGACTATGATCTCAGGCAACACGCTGACTAGCAAGCTATAAACCATGTGGCACTCACTtgtttccttgacccaggtgtctAACCAAGATTATTAACACAAAGCACCCTAAAATGCcatgccaattctttgcttgTCAAGTCTAGCTGATCAAAGAACAATGTCTTGCAGCTCGTCTCACCAGGCAGGGTATCCCCGACCTCTGGTCACAGTCTTACACCAGAGACCTTGAAACTTTGTGTTGCCATGGGAAATGGCTCTGCCCTTAATGCTTACCCAAGGAATGTGCTATGATCAATGAGACGTGACCCTTGTAACGTTTTTGTATTGCTTCAAACCTCCCGTAGAAAGTGTTTCTGAAGCTAGATGGGAAGAGAAGCAAGGAGAATCGagacagaattagaaaaagattTAGAACTATAGAATTGGAACTAAGGAGTTAGAGCTAAGAAATGATAGACAATTAGGACAAGAGAATTAGaatcaaataagaataaaagaaaatggccctcaaatcCTGTGTGAAGTTATTATAGACATCTTGCAATCCTCGCTCCTAAGAAGTGTTTCTCTGAGTTACCTGGGTAGTGGCCTGGGAGTTAGACTTCCAGACTGCTAAAGACAGGACAATGGGTTGCAAGATGTGCTCTAGGAAAGGGACATAGCTAGCTACAGACACCTTTGGGACGAGTGACAAAATCTAATTGGCCAGTATGATTTTGCTGATAGTATTTTCTCCAAGGTGATTGTGTTTTTgttattggggttttttttgttgttgtttgttttgttttgttttttcgaggcaagggttcctctgtgtaacagccctagttgtcctggaactagctcttatagagcaggctggcctcacactcacagagacctgccggcctctgcctcccaagtgctgggattaaaggtgtgcgccaccaccacccagctgtgatTGTGTTTTGAAGAAATATTGGACAAGACTGACAATGTAGCTCAGGTTTGTTTATCATGCATATGACCCTGGTTCAACCCCACTACCAGAAGAAACGGGTCAAAGTTCTATCCAGTAAACACACAGGGATGTGTTTAAAATAAGGGGCATAACTGTCTCTAGTAGAATCCTGGATGACTCAAGGTACCAAACATAACACGTATCCCTATTCATCCAGATGTGTGGCAACTGGAATTCCCAGATAATTCTTGCAGTCTTCCCtaaattggaaaataattttttttaaatgattgggAAAGCCCTGGTAGGTTCTCCTGTGGTGATGACGACATAATCCGCTCTCTTCTGCAGAAATTCCCTTAAAATCACATTACCCTACTTCCCCTGAGCACAGCCCAAGCCAGCCTTGCTGGCTCCCTACCCAGGTTGGCTGTTGGTGGAAGGACATCGGAATCCAGCAGACAAGGAGACATCAAGCTCCCTTGTAACTTGCATTACACTCTGAACACCTGAAATATAGGGGCGGTGAACCAGGCAGGTGCCAGAGCATCATAAAGTTTATTTTACACTTTATTAACATCTTTATGTATGTACCAGGAAAGCTTTCAGGGTATGTCTTTCCCACCCCACGGTCCTACTGGCCTCCTCCCATCGTGGGTTCAGGTTTGCTCCAGTACTTTTGTGTCATCATAGGTGTTTGCTGTTTCTTCCAGTGGTGGGCTGAGAGGAACCCGATCCTGGGACAGATTGGAGAGAAGCCTGGAGCCAGACTTTGCAGAGGTGTCAGTGTCTTGAGAGGATTCACGAAAGGAGGGCTGTGGAGAGATCCTGGAGTTCTCGCGTGATCGCGGCTGAAAGACAGAAGTAGCGGATGATACAGCCATGGATGCAACCCTTGAGTTCTTTCCTGACTGGGTCAGAGACGAGATCTGCGAGCCCCGTTGCGAGAGACTCAGTGATGGGACTCGGGATCCCGGATGTGATGAACCCACGGGAGCAATCAGAGACCCAACCCTCAGAGACGGGACCAGAGAAAAATCATAGGACATTACAGAAGAAGTCTTGGAGGCTCGGTGTGACTGCGCCACCGATGGGGTGCGGGAGGCCGCACGTGATTGGCCAATAGCCTGGGCACTTAAAGTTGTAAGGGATGATTCCAACGTGGAGTCAGGTGACCCGATAAGCAAGTCAGGATGGTGGGTTTGGGACGGATGCCAGAGTGGAGGCCCCCCGGGGCCCCTGTGCAGCCAGCCATGCACACGCTGCAGGTTCCGCATGTTCTCGTGATCCCTGTGCAGCTGCTCCCGCTGCTCTAGCAGCTGTTGTCTCAGATCCTGCAGTAACTGGGCCCGGTGGAGAAGCCTCAGGAGTTCAAGTCGGAGACGCCCATTGTCCATCTTAATGGCCTGTGTGTGAGCAATGAGGGCACGCGCCGCCTCCCGCTCTGAGCGGCGCGTCAGGGAGTGCACGTGCAGGCGTGCCTCGCGCTCAAAAGCAGCCTTGTCATCCAGGAAGCGTCGCTTCACCCGGTGGAGGAGCTGCGTGTGCTCCACACGCATGTGCAGCAGCTCGCGCTCCAGGGTCCTGATTCGTGCCAGCTGCTCCAGCTGCAGTTCCTGTAGCGGGGGACTCGGGATGAGCGGACCAGTGGAGCGCGCCCATCCCTCTCGACCCAGCCCGGTCCGCGGGGGCGCGCTCACTGGCCTTGTAGGGCTGCAGCTCCAGCACCTGCTGTGTCATGTTTTCCGCGCGCGTCTTCATTTCCAGCAGCTGTGCACGTACCCCGTTCTCTCGCCCTTGGTAAAGCGACGCCAGCTCGGCTCGTTGCCACCGGATCTGTGCCAGGTCCACGCGGTTCTGGTCCTCGAGGCGCACGATGGTGTTGGCGCAGCGCTGCGCGTGCGCGTTCACATAACTGGCATAAAGCCGGTTTTCTTCGCGCAAGCGCAGCGCCTCGCTGTCCAGGAACTTATTGTTCTGTAGCACCTCGTCCACCCGCTGCTCACAGGACACCAGTTTCTCTGAGAGCAGCGAGTACTCTCGCTGCAGGTACTGTGCGCGCTCGGAGAGTGGGACCTCAGCGTTCTCGCCCGTCTGCTTGCGCCCAGTGGTTGGTCCGCGCTTCTTCTTGGGCGCCATGGCTTGAAGCTGGGGCCAGCTGGACTCATGAGAGCACCGTGCCCCACCGGCCCCCTCAGCTTAGCTAGCCCCCTTCCTTACCCCTAAAATTCTAGAGAACTACACCCTAGGTTCAGGGATGCGTCTTCAGATCATAAGATTTAGAGCAGGCAGGATTAGGGATCAGAAAACATCGTGTCCAACCTGTACCTGAGGGCTCCCTCCAGACATCGTCTGTCGCATCCTGGCGTGTACGTCTAGGAATGTTGATGTCCAGCCTGCGCAACCTCTATGGAGACAGAACTTGGTCGctgtcccccacccaccccattcCGTTGCTCTGGCAACAGCTTGATTCAATCTTTCATTCCCTGCTGTTTCTTATATCCTTGCATGACTGCAGGGATATAGTCGTAGTCAGGCAAACGTTCAGTTTCAAGACATTGAACTAACTTCCAAGTCCCCATCCTCCACTCACCAGGGTCTTTGTGCTCTTACTGTCATTCCACCAGGGACTCTTTCCCACGCTCCCTCCATCCAGCTTCCAGCGAGCACTTGCCCACCTGTCCTTATGAAGTCTACCTGCTCTCAGTATGAAGCCTGTCCACACAGCATTTCTAAGGGGACTCTTGGTATCTGAGGCCTTGGCAGAATGGGACTACTGGGAGGTACAGTGCATGATAAACATTGATCCTCACTTCATCATCTGAGTACTGGAGACTCAGTAGCAAAAGTGAAATTTTACTTCACAACCTTGCAAAATCtccacatcatatatatatatatgacaaaaatGACTGACCTATAAATTTGGCTTAAAACAGTGTTTTTTATATTCCTAATGAAAGGAAAAGTACTGGCTTAGGACCCCCAAGGGCCACGTTGTAAGCATtacagctcagatggaaagggatcctggaagtcaggagccaaggaataccacaaagtcacctTAAGTTTAGCAGTTAACAGCCCTGCTCCAAGGAAAGGTTTTCCCAATGTAACAGCTCTGCTTTGGCAGGGGAGAGTTTCCTCACTCTGCTCAGGTCCCCTGGAGTGGAGCAACTCTACTCCGTTCGGCACTCAGGCTCCAGTGAAAAGTtatttctctgctctgctctgctccactCTGGAGAAAGAGGGGCATCATCCAAACTTCAttcaaaagatttattaagaGGGAGGAGTTCAGGAGGGGGGACCTGCCTCTGCCACGGTGCCACCAGCACACTGAACTGCACAGGACTTATATAGCgtttcttaggggtggagttttcccaggatgaaggttttcttttttttttttttttttttttggtgtttcgagacagggtttctctatggttttggagcctgtcctggaactagctcttgtagaccaggctgacctcgaactcatagagatccgcctgcctctgcctcccaagtgctgggattaaaggcgtgcgccaccaccgcccggcaaggatgAAGGTTTTCAGGGTGGGAGTTGGTCAGATTTCAGTCCCCAAGCTTGGACAAGCTCAGAGAGTGGCTGGGTTTCATGGTCAGgggttggttggttttcctgctcaggggatggtttgtttttgtattgaattctgctgtgggacaattgccttttatcctgtcacttatattacttttaataaaacgctgattagCCTTAGtatctcaggtttttttttttttaattaactcttataacttatattagcccataactcttgtctgtgttagccacatggtttggtacctttttcagtgaggcagtcacatcttgctcgctctgtgtctggcttcctctctgggtgatgactgaagactgaaacttctctcttcccagaattctcattgccccgcctctacttcctgcctggtcgcactgcctctatttcctgcctggtaaCTGGTCACtcaccattttattaaaaatacaagtgacaggataaaagaccattgtcccacagcacttcccctttttttaaaaaaaacaagaactctgaatctaatatcctttgtttagtttttttttctcctgaccattatccataacaacttgttttttttttttttgtttgtttttttttgttttttttttttttttttttttttggtttttcgagacagggtttctctgtggctttggttcctgtcctggaactagctcttgtagaccaggctggtctcgaactcacagagatccgcctgcctctgcctcccgagtgctgggattaaaggcatgcgccaccatcgcctggctccataacaacttgtaactaacattctaagcaaaggaaaatatctgtagtccattttttggtaatgtgggcatagttttccaggctacttcctgatgattgggggtgctaataatcttatggggactgaaagaaaatgatcaaatCGTGACTGGAggatcctgtgaggcttgatcatctcaggcagcagtcttgaatcttttctggatgcagaactcagacatctgggccatccactcctaccagagatttctcaggtcgtctttcttgatcaaacctgatttttcttaactcagattgaatccacagcttctcatttcctgcagaaacaaaaacaaaacctcttctccaaagtaacataccttttgatttaaattttgaagtcaaggcattttcaaaatatatatgttggattaatccagcagcatttataataaagtatcttttagcagcttttgttccttcctcagccatcaattTAAaaacagtatccagactctgtgtatttttcatctttacgtggctttattttaaactctattatatttttaatttttgctttttgagacagggtttttctgtgtatctttcgctgtcctggaattcactctttagaccaggttgtccttgaacacACAGTGATTcacctgctgcttctgcctccaaagtgttgggattaaaggtgtatgctaccacacccaactactcttttttttattttattttaagaactttatcctttttttccccaagcctacttatatttttaaacacacaaccccatttagaggtttttttcatctttgaattgatctttactgtatatctttctttttctgactacatgaatctttaattcgctaagcaatatgggtaggattaaagccgtggctttgatggctggattcaacccattttttagcttttttctgagagtctagtctcatggcagaggtactagcTGGAGCCATGT
This window contains:
- the Ccdc166 gene encoding coiled-coil domain-containing protein 166, with product MAPKKKRGPTTGRKQTGENAEVPLSERAQYLQREYSLLSEKLVSCEQRVDEVLQNNKFLDSEALRLREENRLYASYVNAHAQRCANTIVRLEDQNRVDLAQIRWQRAELASLYQGRENGVRAQLLEMKTRAENMTQQVLELQPYKELQLEQLARIRTLERELLHMRVEHTQLLHRVKRRFLDDKAAFEREARLHVHSLTRRSEREAARALIAHTQAIKMDNGRLRLELLRLLHRAQLLQDLRQQLLEQREQLHRDHENMRNLQRVHGWLHRGPGGPPLWHPSQTHHPDLLIGSPDSTLESSLTTLSAQAIGQSRAASRTPSVAQSHRASKTSSVMSYDFSLVPSLRVGSLIAPVGSSHPGSRVPSLSLSQRGSQISSLTQSGKNSRVASMAVSSATSVFQPRSRENSRISPQPSFRESSQDTDTSAKSGSRLLSNLSQDRVPLSPPLEETANTYDDTKVLEQT